A window of Malania oleifera isolate guangnan ecotype guangnan chromosome 2, ASM2987363v1, whole genome shotgun sequence genomic DNA:
AGACTGATTTCTTAGATTCGATTTTGTAACAAACTGATGGCGAAGGAATAACTTTACTCTttattaggggtggcaaaataggTTCACGGGTCAAATTTGGGGTAAGTCATAAACAGGTGAGGGTTAAACGGGTTTGGATTCGGATTGATCCATTTATTAACGGATAAATAACCTATAAACCCAAATTCGTCTGTTTATTAAACCGATCATAAATTGATGCCTGTTAAGCACTCGTTTAAAAATataagttaattatttattttagttttttctcTAATATTtaccaaattttaatttttttaaaaaactatcatttagtcatttattttatttatttatatctttaaaaaaaaacttaaaattttaaaaaacaatacatccctttaattttttttttcttaaaatcaccaatcaaaatataatttatcaCTTGTGTTGTGTATCATTTTTTCCTcttcaaattttcaacaaatctAATTATATAACTTGTgactataaaatattatttatccaAAAGCccaaaagcaaaaataaaaattataaaatattttttttttataatgtaaACAATGACCCAACAGGTACTCGATCTAAACCCATCTAACCGGCTTATTAAACGGGTTGGGTTCGAGTTGACCTATTTATAAATGGATCGTCTACTCTCAACTCCAAACTTTGTCTAAATGGAAGGATAATAGATCACTTATCGGATCttgacccattttgccaccctattttaatcaaaatttatgctagaaaaaacataaacttaagaaataaaataaaatctctctctctctctcacaaattCCAACCACCTCACTCCATTGAGGACAAGCATATCTCTTATTAATTTATTTAGTTAGTTTATTGGTGGGCAGCATCTCTTCTATTTGCCCACACAATGATGGCCCAAAGGGAAGAGATCTCAGCCCTCCATTGCAGTGATTAGAGTAAGGGTTTTCAAGCAGGAAAAAATCAAGGGTGCTGCATGTTCTAGCTGTCCTCATGTATGGCAAAGCtattctcatttatttatttttgtgattgGTTTACTGGGCATCCAAGACAGGACCCGCCAATTGAATTTTTGTGATTCACAGTTTGTACTAATATATTTTTGTTTTGTCTTTTTTAGGCCTTTCAGGGCAAACCCATTTGACTACAAATAAAGCTCTTCACATGTGAAGCTTCCACATATGCTTTTGTGAGTAAAAAAGCACAATTATTTCttctccaccaccaccaccaccatcaccaCCACCAAGCCTTAGGCATGCACTAGCTCTCTACCCTTCTCACCTACTTTCAAAATCCTTAAGATAAAAAAGACTAAAGCAACAATAAAAAAAAGCCAAGGTTCATCCAGCAAATTCCAAAAGCATATAAGGCAGGGTGCATCCCTTATCCCAGCCTCTTGCCCCATACCTCTTCTCATCTTCCCCTCCCAAATGGACACTAGAAATAGTAATATGACCCTTAGGCTTTCCTGCTCCTGCCTGGTGTTCATCCTGCTCATTGGTTTTGCAAGCTCAGACTTGGCCCAGGACAGAACAGAATGTGCAGACCAATTGATCGGGCTTGCCGGTTGCCTTCCTTTCGTCTCCGGCGAGGCCAAAACTCCAACCTTGGATTGCTGCTCTGGCCTCAAACAAGTCCTCCTGAAGAGCAAGAAGTGCCTCTGTATCCTTGTTAAGGACAGGAATGATCCTAATCTGGGTCTCAAAATTAATGCCACTCTTGCATTAAGCCTGCCTTCAGATTGCAAGGCACCCGCTAACATATCCGAATGCCCCGGTAAGTATACACATACATAAACTTGTACAAGTTTATGTTCATGATCCCTATATATAATCAGAATTCTTCGTTTTTGTCTTTGTTTTTCTTCTTGTGTGACTTTTAATTTGGTTGGGTTTTGATTCATCTTGTGATGAATGCAGCTCTTCTCCATTTGGCGCCAAACTCACCAGATGCTAAGGTGTTTGAGGAATTTGCAAACAGCACCAAAGGGAGCAACAGTGCCCCATCTACCAGTGGTAACAATCTTTAGTTTTACATACTGCTTGgacttgatttttcttaattttgagaGCTTACGAGTACTTTTTCTTTGTATATAGCCTGGTAATTTttgttattaattattttttcgTGTGTTGTGACTCTTCCCTTATGTAATTTCAGCTAAAGGAAGTTCCAACAGCACTGGTTCCAGTGCTCAACTTCAGAGTGATGGAGGGAAGGCAAAGAGGTGGTTGGCAGTGGAGATAGTTAGTGGAGTTCTACTATGGTGTTTGTCATCTCACTTGGTCTTTACTGTTTAGGGCTTCATGTCCATACAGAGTTATCCCTACAATTCTCATTGAGTGTCTTACTTTACTTTTACCAATATTCAGTAATCATGCTCTCTCTCCCTCCTTCCCTCTCATAATTTCTCAAagcatttttattttgtttcttcaAATTCTCATTTCTTGTAATTTGGGTTTCAGGTGGGTTTGTTCCTTGAAAAATACACTGTAAAAAAAAGTTCCATTAAGTTATAGACCCAATAATTTAGGATTGGCTGTGAATACTAAATTGGCATTGGCTCCCAGACTCTAAATTTATGACATAATTACTGATAATCCCCCTCATTCATTCATTAAGGAAATAAAAACTATTCTCTGAACAAATAAGTCTCATCTTAAATGGGAAGGCAGCTAAGAGATCACTAGATCAAAGGGATCTATCAAATATAATAAACTATGGTGTCGCAGACAGCTTCAATATACTAAACTCTCCACGGATAGAAACAATAACTCCAGACAACACTTACAAAGAGCCATAACCaacaatcaaacaagaaaaagtaGCACAAGGAATAAAACACAATGGCAAAAGTATACCGGGCGGATAAACTCACTTCAAGTGCCACAAGGAGCAGAAAATAGAACCAACATAGAACAAAATGATGGTAGAAGCATTCCAACAAAATACACAACAAAACAAATTCAATGAACTTAACTGGGAAATGGTAACAAAGATTAGAAACTAACTACACCAAAACAGACAAAAGACAAAATTAAGTCCCACATTAGTGCCACTCACCGAAAGCCAAACCCAAATTCTTTCATAGTAAGTTTCTTCTTTAGGCACACCCACGTGAAGATCGCACATGTGAACTGTGAAGTAGACAGGGCAAGCCACCTAGAGAAATTTTTTCTTCATCGTCACGTGTAAAAAGGGAACACTTTACACTTCAGTTATGCACAATTCAAGATGCTAAAAGGTgtgtttttaaaatttcctaggacACAATGTTACGGAACTATTACTTTTCTCTCATGAGCTGTGTTTCCTCTTTGAGCTGCCTTGACAGTTACTGCTCCATTATTTGGATATTTTGTGATTTTGTCAAATGAGCATCATCCATTTTGTGTTCAAATTTTATTACACTTCTCTAGTTGTCTTTGTTTTGGAATATGTGATGTTTTGTGAACAAATGTTTGAAACCCTCCAAGAAAATCTTCCCTTTTCTCAAGGAGAAACAATAATAGAGTGGAAGGTTGGGGTAATGAAGACTGCTCATATTGAAAGCCTTTCAAGATGGTATGAAAGTAGAGTGTAGCAACTAATAACAACTGTTACAGCTTCAACTGAATATATCTGCGTTCAACATAAT
This region includes:
- the LOC131149731 gene encoding non-specific lipid transfer protein GPI-anchored 14; the protein is MDTRNSNMTLRLSCSCLVFILLIGFASSDLAQDRTECADQLIGLAGCLPFVSGEAKTPTLDCCSGLKQVLLKSKKCLCILVKDRNDPNLGLKINATLALSLPSDCKAPANISECPALLHLAPNSPDAKVFEEFANSTKGSNSAPSTSAKGSSNSTGSSAQLQSDGGKAKRWLAVEIVSGVLLWCLSSHLVFTV